Proteins encoded together in one Streptomyces sp. NBC_01216 window:
- the cobT gene encoding nicotinate-nucleotide--dimethylbenzimidazole phosphoribosyltransferase: MTDTGQVPGEGLPENAGMVEQPGIPAPGAYAFLDPSENAAEDDDLLLMPGAQGAWSEHQPGAAPLAPAAVPAQGTAPGRMPPTVDPLTDPLAGPLADALAAQVPMGRAVPGTQAPIGTPPHGVPAAATQQVPTPTHGVPSGEPGVPTPAHGVPAAPQEPLVTDHGYEPGILDTGAHEAAGRDTGSVDLGAVRGPASAASAGPSPTRRPLHMGPVTPENTGGVVRSLADRGPAAASVPAPAAPPVAATATGPVPVRVQGPPTTGPEYLDVPQDVQEQSAPQGAVPWDSPPPEPSAPQPANPVVAETVGRFVQVEGTVPTAPHLAPAPVAEVSREPVAEAAPVPTAPAEPGPGAGVPAPQEPAAQPTPVVAEAPVAEEPQAAVPAPRDGGSTMADPAGAGAETAAPEEAVAAPESAPAPEAVAAPEAMSVPEAVAAPEPQPAPEPQPESAAPVVVRPETAEPLAEPAAEDAPVVAEEPAAEDAPLVAEAAGEAVAAPAAVERSGPAQTAAEPSEDLAAPEPPAPADAPEVAAVPMEAPAEPVAAEAVPAAPHASDATETALPETGTPRPEPAGPPAPGYDDAEREAVLRVMRERRDIRNGFRSDPIPHEVLLRVLEAAHTAPSVGHSQPWDFVVIRSAETRRSMHELAQRQREAYAKSLPKARAKQFKELKIEAILDTPVNIVVTADPTRGGRHTLGRYTQPQMAPYSSALAVENLWLAARAEGLGVGWVSFFDEREMVRALGLPEHLEVVAYLCVGYVDEFPEEPELMQAGWSKRRPLSWVVHEETYGRRALPGEEPHDLLQETVSNIRPLDAKALGEAWERQKRMTKPAGALGMLEIIAAQLSGLSRMCPPPIPEPAAVAIFAGDHGVHAQGVTAWPQEVTGQMVANFLGGGAVCNAFANQVGAEVCVVDVGVATELPSTPGLLPRKVRPGTGDFTTGLAMTREEVLAAIEVGIETARDLVAAGNKALLTGEMGIANTTASAALIAVYTGVDPVEVTGRGTGINDEMHARKVDVVRRALDLHKPDPADPVGVLSAIGGLEHAALVGLILGAASLRTPVVLDGVSTGAAALVARAIAPESLAACVAGHRSAEPGHVAALNKLGLRPLVDLDLRLGEGTGALLALPIVQSAARAMHEVATFDSAGVTEK; encoded by the coding sequence ATGACGGACACCGGCCAGGTCCCGGGCGAGGGGCTGCCGGAGAACGCAGGCATGGTCGAGCAGCCGGGCATCCCCGCACCGGGCGCGTACGCCTTCCTGGACCCCTCCGAGAACGCAGCCGAGGACGACGATCTCCTTCTGATGCCGGGCGCCCAGGGCGCGTGGAGCGAGCACCAGCCGGGTGCGGCGCCCCTGGCGCCGGCCGCGGTCCCCGCGCAGGGCACGGCGCCGGGCCGGATGCCCCCGACGGTCGACCCGCTGACCGACCCGCTGGCCGGCCCCCTCGCGGACGCGCTTGCCGCCCAGGTCCCGATGGGCCGGGCCGTGCCGGGCACGCAGGCGCCGATCGGCACGCCGCCGCACGGCGTACCCGCCGCCGCGACCCAGCAGGTCCCGACCCCGACCCACGGCGTTCCGTCCGGTGAGCCGGGCGTCCCCACCCCCGCCCACGGGGTCCCGGCGGCGCCGCAGGAGCCGCTCGTCACCGACCACGGCTACGAGCCCGGCATTCTTGACACCGGTGCCCACGAGGCCGCGGGCCGTGACACCGGCTCCGTCGACCTCGGTGCCGTCCGCGGTCCCGCATCCGCCGCGTCCGCGGGCCCGTCGCCCACGCGCCGCCCGCTGCACATGGGCCCGGTCACCCCGGAGAACACCGGGGGAGTGGTGCGTTCGCTGGCCGACCGGGGTCCCGCCGCCGCGTCCGTGCCCGCCCCGGCCGCGCCTCCGGTCGCCGCCACCGCGACCGGCCCCGTGCCGGTCCGTGTACAGGGCCCGCCGACGACCGGACCCGAGTACCTCGACGTCCCGCAGGACGTCCAGGAGCAGTCCGCTCCACAGGGCGCCGTGCCGTGGGACTCCCCGCCTCCGGAGCCGTCGGCCCCGCAGCCCGCGAACCCCGTGGTAGCAGAAACGGTCGGCCGGTTCGTGCAGGTGGAGGGCACGGTGCCGACCGCCCCGCACCTCGCGCCCGCGCCGGTGGCGGAGGTCTCCCGGGAGCCTGTCGCCGAAGCCGCTCCGGTCCCGACGGCTCCGGCCGAGCCGGGCCCGGGCGCCGGGGTCCCGGCGCCGCAGGAACCCGCCGCCCAGCCGACACCCGTGGTGGCCGAGGCGCCGGTGGCCGAGGAACCCCAGGCCGCCGTGCCGGCCCCGCGCGACGGTGGTTCCACCATGGCCGACCCGGCCGGGGCCGGCGCCGAGACGGCGGCCCCGGAGGAGGCCGTGGCCGCTCCCGAGAGCGCGCCCGCGCCCGAGGCGGTGGCCGCACCCGAGGCCATGTCCGTGCCGGAGGCCGTCGCCGCCCCCGAACCCCAGCCCGCCCCCGAACCCCAGCCGGAGTCCGCGGCGCCCGTCGTCGTCCGGCCCGAGACGGCGGAGCCCCTCGCGGAGCCTGCCGCCGAGGACGCCCCGGTCGTCGCCGAGGAGCCTGCCGCCGAGGACGCCCCGCTCGTCGCCGAGGCCGCCGGCGAGGCCGTCGCGGCGCCCGCCGCAGTCGAGCGGTCCGGCCCCGCGCAGACCGCCGCCGAACCGTCCGAGGATCTCGCCGCGCCGGAGCCTCCTGCGCCGGCCGACGCGCCGGAGGTCGCCGCGGTACCCATGGAAGCGCCCGCCGAGCCCGTCGCCGCAGAGGCTGTCCCGGCCGCGCCCCATGCGTCGGACGCGACCGAGACCGCGCTCCCCGAGACCGGCACCCCGCGGCCCGAGCCGGCCGGACCTCCCGCCCCCGGGTACGACGACGCCGAGCGTGAGGCGGTTCTGCGTGTGATGCGCGAGCGCCGCGACATCCGCAACGGCTTCCGCTCCGACCCGATCCCGCACGAGGTGCTGCTCCGTGTCCTGGAGGCCGCACACACCGCCCCCAGCGTCGGCCACTCCCAGCCCTGGGACTTCGTCGTCATCCGCTCCGCCGAGACCCGCCGGAGCATGCACGAACTCGCCCAGCGTCAGCGCGAGGCGTACGCCAAGTCGCTGCCGAAGGCCCGTGCGAAGCAGTTCAAGGAACTGAAGATCGAGGCCATTCTCGACACTCCGGTCAACATCGTCGTGACCGCCGACCCCACCCGGGGAGGCCGGCACACCCTCGGCCGCTACACGCAGCCGCAGATGGCGCCGTACTCCTCCGCCCTGGCCGTCGAGAACCTCTGGCTCGCCGCCCGCGCCGAGGGCCTCGGCGTCGGCTGGGTCAGCTTCTTCGACGAGCGCGAGATGGTCCGGGCGCTGGGCCTGCCCGAACACCTGGAAGTCGTCGCCTACCTGTGCGTGGGATACGTCGACGAGTTCCCGGAGGAGCCCGAGCTGATGCAGGCGGGCTGGTCCAAGCGCCGGCCGCTGTCCTGGGTCGTCCACGAGGAGACCTACGGCCGCCGCGCCCTGCCCGGCGAGGAGCCGCACGACCTGCTCCAGGAGACCGTCTCCAACATCCGCCCGCTGGACGCCAAGGCACTCGGCGAGGCGTGGGAGCGGCAGAAGCGCATGACGAAGCCCGCGGGGGCGCTCGGCATGCTGGAGATCATCGCCGCGCAGCTCTCCGGACTCTCCCGGATGTGCCCGCCCCCGATCCCGGAGCCCGCGGCCGTCGCGATCTTCGCTGGTGACCACGGCGTGCACGCCCAGGGAGTCACCGCCTGGCCGCAGGAGGTGACCGGCCAGATGGTCGCGAACTTCCTCGGCGGGGGGGCGGTCTGCAACGCCTTCGCCAACCAGGTCGGCGCCGAGGTCTGCGTCGTCGACGTCGGCGTCGCGACCGAGCTGCCGTCCACGCCGGGGCTGCTGCCCCGCAAGGTCCGTCCGGGTACCGGCGACTTCACGACCGGCCTCGCGATGACCCGCGAGGAGGTGCTCGCCGCGATCGAGGTGGGCATCGAGACCGCGCGGGACCTTGTGGCGGCCGGCAACAAGGCGCTGCTCACGGGCGAGATGGGCATCGCGAACACGACCGCGTCGGCTGCCCTGATCGCCGTCTACACCGGGGTCGACCCGGTCGAGGTCACCGGCCGCGGCACGGGCATCAACGACGAGATGCACGCGCGGAAGGTGGACGTGGTCCGCCGTGCGCTCGATCTCCACAAGCCGGACCCGGCGGACCCGGTCGGCGTCCTGTCGGCCATCGGCGGGCTGGAGCACGCGGCCCTCGTGGGCCTGATCCTGGGCGCGGCCTCGCTGCGCACGCCGGTCGTCCTGGACGGAGTGTCCACGGGCGCGGCGGCGCTGGTGGCGCGGGCGATCGCCCCGGAGTCCCTGGCGGCCTGCGTCGCCGGTCACCGCAGCGCGGAGCCGGGGCACGTGGCGGCCCTCAACAAGCTGGGTCTGCGCCCGCTGGTCGACCTCGACCTGCGCCTGGGCGAGGGCACCGGCGCACTGCTGGCCCTGCCCATCGTGCAGAGCGCGGCCCGCGCGATGCACGAGGTGGCGACGTTCGACTCCGCGGGCGTGACCGAGAAGTAG
- the cobA gene encoding uroporphyrinogen-III C-methyltransferase, translating into MAEHVEHPAYPVGLRLSGRRVVVFGGGQVAQRRLPALIASGADITLVSPSATPSVEAMAEAGEITWVKRRYQDGDMADTWYALVATSDPVANAAASAEAERTRTWCVRSDDAEAATAWTPATGRSEGVTVAVLTGHDPRRSAAVRDAIVEGLRDGSLAAPQHRSRTPFVALVGGGPGDPDLITVRGRRLLAEADVVIADRLGPRDLLDELPPHVEVVDAAKIPYGRFMAQEAINNALIEHAKAGKSVVRLKGGDPFVFGRGMEEAQALAAEGIACTVVPGISSSISVPGAAGIPVTHRGVAHEFTVVSGHVAPDDPRSLVDWAAMARLTGTLVILMGVDKIGRIAEALVAHGKDPGTPLALIQEGTTAAQRRVDATLATVAETVRAQDVRPPAVIVIGDVVGEGPGKLVQ; encoded by the coding sequence ATGGCCGAGCACGTCGAGCACCCCGCCTACCCTGTCGGTCTGCGCCTCTCCGGCCGCCGTGTCGTCGTCTTCGGCGGTGGGCAGGTCGCCCAGCGACGACTGCCCGCGCTGATCGCCTCGGGCGCGGACATCACCCTCGTCTCCCCGTCGGCCACTCCGTCCGTCGAGGCCATGGCGGAGGCCGGCGAGATCACTTGGGTCAAGCGCCGCTATCAGGACGGCGACATGGCCGACACCTGGTACGCGCTCGTCGCGACCAGCGACCCGGTCGCCAACGCCGCCGCCTCCGCCGAGGCCGAGCGGACCAGGACCTGGTGCGTGCGCTCCGACGACGCCGAGGCCGCCACCGCCTGGACCCCGGCGACCGGCCGCAGCGAGGGAGTGACCGTCGCGGTGCTCACCGGCCACGATCCCCGCCGCTCGGCCGCCGTGCGGGACGCCATCGTGGAGGGCCTGCGCGACGGTTCCCTCGCCGCCCCGCAGCACCGCTCCCGTACGCCCTTCGTCGCCCTGGTGGGCGGTGGTCCCGGCGACCCCGACCTGATCACGGTCCGCGGACGCCGTCTGCTCGCCGAGGCGGACGTCGTCATCGCCGACCGTCTCGGACCCCGCGACCTGCTCGACGAACTCCCCCCGCACGTCGAGGTCGTCGACGCGGCGAAGATCCCCTACGGTCGTTTCATGGCCCAGGAGGCCATCAACAACGCGCTCATCGAGCACGCCAAGGCCGGGAAGTCCGTGGTCCGCCTCAAGGGCGGCGACCCCTTCGTGTTCGGCCGCGGCATGGAGGAGGCCCAGGCACTCGCCGCGGAGGGTATCGCCTGCACGGTCGTCCCCGGTATCTCCAGCTCGATCTCCGTGCCGGGCGCGGCCGGTATCCCGGTCACCCACCGGGGCGTGGCCCACGAGTTCACCGTCGTCAGCGGTCATGTCGCGCCGGACGACCCGCGGTCGCTGGTCGACTGGGCCGCGATGGCCAGGCTCACCGGCACGCTGGTGATCCTCATGGGCGTCGACAAGATCGGCAGGATCGCCGAGGCCCTCGTCGCCCACGGCAAGGACCCCGGCACCCCGCTCGCCCTGATCCAGGAGGGCACCACGGCCGCCCAGCGCCGCGTGGACGCCACGCTGGCCACGGTCGCGGAGACGGTACGGGCTCAGGACGTCCGCCCGCCCGCCGTCATCGTCATCGGTGACGTGGTGGGCGAGGGCCCCGGCAAGCTCGTGCAGTAG
- a CDS encoding TrmH family RNA methyltransferase: protein MAELITIDDPDDPRLSDYTGLTDVELRRRREPAEGLFIAEGEKVIRRARQAGYEMRSMLLSAKWVDVMRDVIDEVPAPVYAVQPDLAERVTGYHVHRGALASMQRKPLPTAAELLGPARRVAVMESADDHTNIGAMLPLGVQEGTGQRVAIFEDIVDHTNLGAAFRNAAALGVDAVFLTPRCADPLYRRAVKVSMGAVFHVPWTRLTSWPEDVELFRQHGFVTAALCLSEKSITIDELAARRHEKLALMLGTEGDGLSTGALRAADEWVRIPMAAGVDSLNVAAASAVTFYATRPRGA, encoded by the coding sequence GTGGCCGAACTCATCACCATCGACGATCCCGACGACCCGCGCCTGAGCGACTACACGGGCCTGACCGACGTGGAGCTCCGTCGCAGACGCGAGCCCGCGGAGGGGCTGTTCATCGCGGAGGGCGAGAAGGTCATCCGCCGGGCGCGCCAGGCAGGCTACGAGATGCGGTCCATGCTGCTCTCCGCCAAGTGGGTCGACGTCATGCGCGACGTCATCGACGAGGTACCGGCGCCCGTGTACGCCGTGCAGCCGGACCTCGCCGAGCGCGTCACCGGCTACCACGTGCACCGCGGAGCCCTCGCCTCCATGCAGCGCAAGCCGTTGCCGACCGCCGCGGAACTCCTCGGCCCGGCCCGCCGGGTCGCCGTCATGGAGTCGGCCGACGACCACACCAACATCGGCGCCATGTTGCCCTTGGGTGTGCAGGAAGGTACAGGTCAGCGCGTCGCCATCTTCGAGGACATCGTTGATCACACGAATCTGGGGGCTGCTTTCCGCAACGCGGCCGCTCTGGGCGTGGACGCCGTCTTCCTCACACCACGCTGCGCCGACCCCCTCTACCGGCGGGCCGTGAAGGTATCGATGGGCGCCGTCTTCCACGTCCCCTGGACCCGGCTGACCTCGTGGCCGGAGGACGTCGAGCTCTTCCGTCAGCACGGTTTCGTGACGGCTGCCCTGTGTCTCTCGGAGAAGTCGATCACGATTGACGAACTGGCCGCCCGCCGGCACGAGAAGCTGGCCCTGATGCTCGGCACCGAAGGCGACGGACTGTCGACCGGCGCCCTGCGCGCGGCCGATGAATGGGTCAGGATCCCGATGGCCGCGGGGGTGGACTCCCTCAACGTCGCCGCGGCCTCCGCCGTGACTTTCTATGCGACCCGCCCGCGAGGCGCCTGA
- a CDS encoding serine/threonine-protein kinase encodes MAMMRLRREDPRIVGSFRLHRRLGAGGMGVVYLGSDRRGQRVALKVIRPDLAEDQEFRSRFAREVSAARRIRGGCTARLVAADLEAERPWFATQYVPGPSLHDRVAEEGPLRAADVAAIGAALSEGLVAVHEAGVVHRDLKPSNILLSPKGPRIIDFGIAWATGASTLTHVGTAVGSPGFLAPEQVRGAAVTPATDVFSLGATLAYAAMADSPFGHGSSEVMLYRVVHEEPLLHGVPDALAPLVRACLAKDPEERPSTLQLSMRLKEIAAREAQGLPASRPPAQRERAEQAAENRPTERYTEHPTQGRAQGQGPASRPSAPRTGGGSRPAPSRPNGRPVPSRAGGRTTSTGRRPAHPRLLRQRLFVFVVVTLVVALGIAAAQALQG; translated from the coding sequence ATGGCGATGATGCGGCTCCGGCGCGAGGATCCGCGGATCGTCGGGTCGTTCCGGCTCCACCGGCGGCTCGGCGCGGGCGGTATGGGGGTCGTCTACCTGGGGTCCGACCGGCGCGGGCAGCGGGTGGCGCTGAAGGTGATCCGCCCCGACCTGGCCGAGGACCAGGAGTTCCGCTCCCGGTTCGCCCGGGAGGTGTCCGCCGCCCGGCGCATCCGGGGCGGCTGCACCGCCCGCCTGGTCGCCGCCGATCTGGAGGCCGAGCGCCCCTGGTTCGCGACCCAGTACGTGCCCGGTCCGTCCCTGCACGACCGTGTCGCCGAGGAGGGACCCCTGCGGGCGGCCGACGTCGCCGCGATCGGCGCGGCGCTCTCGGAGGGCCTGGTCGCCGTCCACGAGGCCGGGGTCGTCCACCGAGACCTCAAGCCGTCGAACATCCTGCTCTCCCCCAAAGGGCCGCGGATCATCGACTTCGGCATCGCCTGGGCCACCGGTGCCAGCACCCTCACTCACGTGGGCACCGCCGTCGGCTCCCCCGGATTCCTCGCCCCCGAGCAGGTGCGCGGCGCGGCTGTCACCCCTGCCACGGACGTCTTCTCGCTCGGCGCCACCCTTGCCTACGCGGCGATGGCGGACTCTCCGTTCGGGCACGGAAGTTCCGAGGTGATGCTCTACCGGGTGGTCCACGAGGAGCCGCTGCTGCACGGTGTGCCGGACGCGCTGGCCCCGCTCGTACGGGCCTGTCTGGCGAAGGACCCGGAGGAGCGCCCCAGCACGCTCCAGCTGTCCATGCGGCTGAAGGAGATCGCGGCGCGCGAGGCGCAGGGCCTGCCGGCGTCCCGGCCTCCGGCGCAGCGGGAGCGCGCGGAACAGGCCGCGGAGAACCGTCCGACCGAGCGGTACACCGAGCACCCCACCCAGGGCCGCGCGCAGGGGCAGGGGCCCGCCTCCCGCCCGTCCGCTCCCCGCACCGGCGGCGGATCACGCCCCGCGCCCTCGCGGCCCAACGGCCGGCCCGTTCCCTCCCGGGCGGGCGGGCGCACCACCTCCACCGGCCGGCGGCCCGCTCATCCGCGCCTGCTGCGCCAGCGGCTGTTCGTCTTCGTCGTGGTGACGCTGGTCGTGGCCCTGGGCATCGCGGCGGCGCAGGCGCTTCAGGGGTAG
- a CDS encoding phosphotransferase enzyme family protein produces the protein MPDDLALLHALARDTAHTGAPARDAGHAGTSPARPGTVCSCVTAVLADRVDGTVVRHGAVVVKAHAPGTVPAEHILRTAVAAHPDTDGVLLRPLPFPGRTVAGRALTAWPYGGPVDPADPDAAPWEEAARLLARLHATVPPYPLPAMRAPAKAALAVDRMRRSGAPAPAVDAVLRAWRTVPEAITDTGHLCHGDFHLGQLVRDPAVGGRWLLIDVDDLGRGDPAWDLARPAAWYAAGLLPPDVWSRFLDAYRTAGGPAVTPPPSVPPARRPVAVTPPTTGDPWERLDVPARALTVQTAALALAKSTAEGRPLDEVEEVIIDTCSRIGTFRTELAPPAST, from the coding sequence CTGCCTGACGACCTCGCCCTCCTCCACGCGCTCGCCCGGGACACCGCCCACACCGGGGCCCCCGCCCGGGACGCAGGCCACGCCGGGACGTCCCCCGCCCGCCCCGGCACCGTCTGCTCCTGCGTCACCGCCGTCCTCGCCGACCGGGTGGACGGCACCGTCGTGCGGCACGGCGCGGTCGTCGTCAAGGCGCACGCGCCGGGCACGGTCCCGGCCGAGCACATCCTGCGGACGGCGGTGGCGGCCCACCCGGACACGGACGGGGTCCTGCTGCGTCCCCTTCCGTTCCCCGGACGTACCGTCGCCGGCCGCGCCCTGACCGCCTGGCCCTACGGCGGTCCCGTCGACCCAGCGGACCCCGACGCGGCGCCCTGGGAGGAGGCCGCGCGACTGCTCGCACGGCTGCACGCGACCGTGCCCCCGTACCCTCTCCCCGCGATGCGCGCCCCGGCCAAGGCGGCGCTCGCCGTCGACCGCATGCGACGGTCCGGGGCGCCCGCGCCCGCTGTCGACGCCGTGCTGCGCGCCTGGCGCACCGTGCCCGAGGCGATCACCGACACCGGTCACCTGTGCCATGGGGACTTCCACCTCGGCCAGCTCGTCCGGGACCCGGCGGTCGGCGGGCGCTGGCTGCTCATCGACGTCGACGACCTCGGCCGGGGCGACCCGGCCTGGGATCTGGCGCGCCCCGCCGCCTGGTACGCCGCCGGGCTCCTGCCTCCGGACGTCTGGAGCCGCTTCCTGGACGCCTACCGTACGGCCGGCGGTCCCGCCGTCACACCGCCGCCGTCCGTCCCGCCCGCCCGGCGTCCGGTCGCGGTGACGCCCCCGACGACCGGCGACCCGTGGGAGCGACTGGACGTCCCGGCGCGTGCCCTCACCGTGCAGACGGCCGCGCTCGCCCTGGCGAAGTCCACCGCCGAGGGCCGGCCCCTGGACGAGGTGGAGGAAGTGATCATCGACACGTGCTCCCGAATCGGCACCTTCCGAACCGAGTTGGCTCCGCCCGCGTCCACGTAA
- a CDS encoding TFIIB-type zinc ribbon-containing protein: MQCPKCHAAMHTYNRNGVQIEQCSGCRGIFLDYGELEALTRLESQWVQQAPPAPAPPAYPAQGAPAAPAWGAPHHGGHRGGHYRKHGFGRMLFSS, translated from the coding sequence ATGCAGTGCCCCAAGTGCCATGCAGCGATGCACACGTACAACCGCAACGGCGTTCAGATCGAGCAGTGCAGCGGCTGCCGCGGGATCTTCCTGGACTACGGCGAGCTGGAGGCCCTGACCCGCCTGGAGTCCCAGTGGGTGCAGCAGGCCCCGCCCGCACCCGCGCCGCCCGCCTACCCGGCCCAGGGTGCTCCCGCCGCCCCCGCCTGGGGCGCCCCGCATCACGGTGGGCACCGCGGCGGCCACTACCGTAAGCACGGTTTCGGCCGGATGCTCTTCTCCTCCTGA
- a CDS encoding chorismate-binding protein produces MHTLAPMARFGGLVATDLRDVTRDPEALDSRGFWAVSADFEGRLTCARFGEVRRRPVPAPAPGAWRGPAVGDWTSSLDRSAYTDGVRRIRAHIARGEVYQANLCRVLSARLPDPAGADVDALTALLARGNPAPYAGTIRLPAHGVEIATASPELYLRRDGCVVASGPIKGTGRTAADLLEKDHAENVMIVDLVRNDLGRVCATGSVTVPELCAVEAHPGLVHLVSTVRGELPGGTGWRELLDATFPPGSVTGAPKSSALRIIRALETAPRGPYCGGIGWVDADRRTGELAVGIRTFWIDRGEGILRFGTGAGITWGSDPEREWAETELKAARLLAVASGTYEASGRAISR; encoded by the coding sequence GTGCACACCCTCGCTCCCATGGCCCGCTTCGGCGGCCTCGTCGCCACCGACCTGCGGGATGTGACCCGTGACCCCGAAGCCCTGGACTCGCGGGGCTTCTGGGCCGTCTCCGCCGACTTCGAAGGCCGTCTGACCTGCGCCCGCTTCGGCGAGGTGCGCCGACGACCGGTTCCCGCGCCCGCCCCCGGAGCGTGGCGCGGGCCCGCCGTCGGTGACTGGACGTCCTCCCTCGACCGCTCCGCGTACACCGACGGAGTGCGCCGGATCCGTGCCCACATCGCGCGCGGCGAGGTCTACCAGGCCAACCTCTGCCGCGTGCTGTCCGCGCGCTTGCCCGACCCCGCGGGCGCCGACGTCGACGCCCTCACCGCACTCCTCGCCCGCGGGAACCCGGCCCCTTACGCCGGCACGATCAGGCTGCCCGCGCACGGGGTGGAGATCGCGACCGCCTCGCCGGAGCTCTACCTGCGCCGCGACGGTTGTGTCGTCGCCTCCGGTCCCATCAAGGGCACCGGCCGCACCGCCGCGGACCTGCTGGAGAAGGACCACGCGGAGAACGTGATGATCGTGGACCTGGTCCGCAACGACCTCGGCCGGGTCTGCGCCACCGGCTCGGTGACCGTCCCCGAGCTCTGCGCCGTGGAGGCCCATCCCGGCCTCGTCCACCTCGTCTCCACCGTCCGCGGCGAGCTGCCCGGAGGGACCGGCTGGCGTGAGCTCCTCGACGCCACCTTCCCGCCCGGCTCCGTCACCGGAGCGCCCAAGTCCAGTGCCCTGCGGATCATCCGGGCGCTGGAGACCGCACCCCGCGGCCCCTACTGCGGCGGCATCGGCTGGGTGGACGCCGACCGGCGCACCGGGGAGCTCGCCGTCGGCATACGCACCTTCTGGATCGACCGAGGCGAGGGGATACTCCGTTTCGGCACCGGCGCCGGTATCACCTGGGGCTCCGACCCCGAGCGGGAATGGGCGGAGACCGAACTCAAGGCCGCTCGCCTCCTCGCGGTAGCGTCGGGCACGTACGAGGCGAGCGGAAGGGCCATTTCTCGATGA
- a CDS encoding aminotransferase class IV produces MKLWVNGGLYDEEEARVSVLDHGLTVGDGIFETVKAQRGETFALTLHLERLTRSARGLGLPDPDLDEVRRACEAVLEANPMELGRLRVTYTGGVSPLGSERGTAGAGLVVALGETTRRPDSTAVVTVPWTRNERGAVTGLKTTSYAENVVALARAREQGASEALFANTAGRLCEGTGSNVFVVIDGRIHTPPLASGCLAGITRALALEWTGGQETALPLDVLETAEEVFLTSTLRDVQAVHRVDGRTWETAPGPVTAKAMRVFDERAATDRDPHLG; encoded by the coding sequence ATGAAACTCTGGGTCAACGGCGGGCTGTACGACGAGGAGGAAGCCCGGGTGTCCGTCCTGGACCACGGGCTGACCGTCGGCGACGGGATCTTCGAAACGGTCAAGGCCCAGCGGGGCGAGACCTTCGCGCTCACGCTCCACCTCGAACGCCTGACCCGCTCCGCCCGGGGTCTGGGCCTGCCCGACCCCGACCTCGACGAGGTCCGCCGCGCCTGCGAGGCCGTGCTGGAGGCCAACCCGATGGAGCTCGGCCGGCTCCGCGTCACGTACACCGGCGGCGTGTCCCCGCTGGGGTCCGAGCGGGGAACCGCCGGAGCCGGTCTCGTCGTGGCGCTCGGCGAGACCACCCGCAGGCCCGACTCCACCGCCGTGGTCACCGTTCCCTGGACCCGCAACGAGCGCGGCGCGGTCACCGGTCTGAAGACCACCTCGTACGCGGAGAACGTCGTCGCTCTCGCCAGGGCCCGCGAACAGGGCGCCTCCGAGGCCCTGTTCGCCAACACGGCCGGCCGGCTCTGCGAGGGCACCGGCTCCAACGTCTTCGTCGTGATCGACGGCCGTATCCACACCCCGCCGCTCGCCTCCGGCTGTCTGGCCGGCATCACCCGCGCGCTCGCGCTGGAGTGGACCGGAGGTCAGGAGACGGCCCTGCCCCTCGACGTCCTGGAGACCGCCGAGGAGGTCTTCCTGACCTCGACGCTCCGCGACGTCCAGGCCGTCCACCGGGTCGACGGCCGCACCTGGGAGACCGCGCCCGGGCCGGTGACGGCGAAGGCGATGAGGGTCTTCGACGAGCGCGCCGCGACGGACCGGGACCCACACCTCGGCTGA